One window from the genome of Desulfatiglans sp. encodes:
- the mltG gene encoding endolytic transglycosylase MltG: MSVFKIKKVLIISVTISILAVAGIITGTGFYLTAPMAHHGDNRVFIIQSGMNLRNISDLLEKEGLIRSSLAFMIRVRLKGMGRMIKAGEYSLNPSMTPERIMEMITRGEVVAYNVTIPEGFTIAQIADVLSSYSLITKEEFLQYVNQHDIEKMYGFIGPGLEGYLYPDTYRFARGLSAKAIVDAMIMRFRTITAPLEGRILESGINLHEVITLASIVEKETGNPDERPLIASVFLNRLKKNMRLDSDPTVIYGMKDYSGNIRKKDLAAYSPYNTYVIKGLPPGPIANPGYHSIKAVLFPADTEFLYFVSKNDGSHHFSKGLAEHNRAVRIYQKNALKTKN; this comes from the coding sequence ATGTCGGTATTTAAAATAAAGAAGGTTTTAATCATATCAGTTACCATTTCAATTCTGGCAGTCGCTGGCATTATTACCGGAACAGGGTTTTATCTGACTGCCCCGATGGCTCATCATGGGGACAACAGGGTATTCATCATACAGAGTGGCATGAACCTTAGAAATATCTCTGATCTGCTTGAAAAGGAGGGGCTTATAAGAAGCAGCCTTGCATTCATGATCAGGGTAAGGTTAAAAGGCATGGGCCGCATGATAAAGGCAGGAGAATACAGCCTTAATCCTTCAATGACCCCTGAAAGAATCATGGAGATGATTACAAGGGGTGAGGTTGTTGCATACAATGTGACCATCCCGGAGGGTTTTACCATAGCGCAGATTGCAGATGTGCTTTCATCATACAGCCTGATTACTAAAGAAGAATTCCTTCAGTATGTGAATCAGCATGATATAGAGAAGATGTATGGATTTATAGGCCCCGGGCTTGAAGGATATCTTTATCCTGATACATACCGCTTTGCACGGGGTCTTTCTGCAAAGGCCATTGTTGATGCTATGATCATGAGATTCAGGACAATAACAGCACCCCTTGAAGGCCGTATACTTGAAAGCGGAATAAATCTGCATGAGGTTATCACCCTTGCTTCAATAGTAGAAAAAGAGACAGGCAACCCGGATGAAAGGCCGCTCATTGCCAGCGTTTTTCTTAACCGGCTTAAAAAGAATATGAGGCTGGACAGTGACCCGACTGTTATTTACGGAATGAAGGATTATTCAGGTAATATCAGGAAAAAGGATCTTGCCGCCTACAGCCCATATAACACATATGTGATAAAAGGGCTTCCGCCAGGCCCAATAGCAAACCCTGGGTATCATTCCATAAAGGCAGTGCTGTTTCCGGCGGATACAGAGTTTCTCTATTTTGTCTCTAAAAATGACGGGTCTCACCATTTCTCAAAGGGGCTTGCTGAGCATAACAGGGCTGTCCGCATTTATCAGAAAAACGCATTAAAAACAAAGAATTAG
- a CDS encoding endonuclease III domain-containing protein, whose protein sequence is MEMFRLMFDRFGPQYWWPGDGPFEMMVGALLTQNTSWTNVEKAINNLKRMNLLTVQAIHEVSKEKLAEVIRPAGYYNIKAARLKNLVSMLMERYEGDIFRLFDEDADVQREVLLSVKGIGPETADSIILYAAHNPVFVIDAYTYRILNRHNMADDQAAYDEIQELFMSSLEPDHELFNEFHALIVKTAKLYCRKIPQCDECPLNGWER, encoded by the coding sequence ATGGAGATGTTTCGCCTGATGTTTGATCGTTTCGGGCCCCAGTACTGGTGGCCTGGTGACGGGCCATTTGAGATGATGGTAGGGGCTCTCCTCACCCAGAATACAAGCTGGACAAATGTGGAAAAGGCCATTAATAACCTGAAGAGAATGAACCTTCTCACAGTTCAAGCCATCCATGAGGTCTCAAAAGAAAAACTTGCAGAGGTTATCAGGCCGGCTGGTTATTATAATATTAAAGCGGCCAGGCTAAAAAATCTTGTCAGCATGCTTATGGAAAGGTATGAGGGTGATATATTCAGGTTGTTTGATGAGGATGCTGATGTTCAGCGTGAAGTGTTATTATCTGTTAAAGGTATAGGGCCTGAGACAGCAGACAGTATTATCCTGTACGCTGCGCATAACCCGGTGTTTGTTATTGATGCATACACCTACAGGATACTCAATCGTCATAATATGGCAGATGATCAGGCTGCATATGATGAGATACAGGAGTTGTTCATGTCAAGCCTTGAACCGGATCATGAGCTCTTTAATGAATTTCATGCCCTTATTGTAAAAACAGCAAAACTCTATTGCAGAAAAATCCCTCAATGCGATGAATGCCCCCTTAATGGGTGGGAAAGATAA